The genomic segment ACTAAAAAAAAGCCAAACACAGCGGGATGTGCCACAAGGAATACTAGAATCTTTTCgtgtggcagaaaaaaatgtcTACTCACCTCAAAGCTCATTGTACATCAGTATGCCCCATTCATACAGCTTTAAGAAGGAACTAACCTCTTCATAGACGTCACCTTTGACATTCTCGATGCTGTTATCACCATTTTTCGAAATTTTCCACGCCACTCGGGCGCGCAACAGGTCCAAAATGATACGCCTCCATCGCATagtgcggcccgtccgcgggagccaagCAGAAAGGTCGTGCAACaattgaggaggaaagcgccgcggggaGGAGGGTGACGCTGCTTTCAAATTATCGAGGCGTCACCGGTCGCGTATAGATTTAACCTTTGGTAAGAATTCGTCCAGCACAGCAGTACAACCGATCGCGGTGTACCACAGCGACGCTAAAACTATGGTAACGTAAGAgacaaaataaacataaaaactACAGTGTTTGTGTCTTTATTCGATCAATAAAGCAACGAATATAAATTAATATACTTGTCAATATGGTcatcccaatacagcttcgctggttatcctgcttcgcagagtgaaaaggcactaatcttttttttttttttgttcaaggtCCCCAGATGCTCCAAGGTGGAGTATTGCATGAAGGGGTCtaagaaagactaaacaaaagaAGTACGAGCCAACTTGTTACATAAAATTTGGCAGTATGAAATGAAGTGTTATACAATAGTTAGCCAAAGAAGCCTCAACTGCTGCTTGTACATCTTTAGGCTGCAGAAAATCAATTATGGAAATGCACATGCAATTCTTACAATCACGTCTCACATGAAAAAATTTATCAGTGAAAACCTACTCCTTCATATGCACATATCACTCAAACAATGCATGAACATTCTGCAATGAGATTGGTCACTTAATTTATAAAAACTCCCTAGCTCAACACTATTGGAGATAGCAAAATTGAATTATTCAGGTAATACAAGTAATGCAAGCCAGTGGACAATTGAAAGTAATTGAATTTAATTGCATTCACAGCTTCATGTTGCAGGAACAACCCCATTGTGTACAATTTAAACTGGAACACTTCAAGAAAAAGCAAGCCGTTAATACGGCATTTGAacagaaacttgaaaaaaatCACCAAGACAAAGTTGGACGCATTCCATAGCAGCACGCAAGTAGCACGACTGAACAGCAGGAATGCACGACTGGAAGCCCTATGCAACTGATACTAGCAGTGGTGCTGCCATCTCGTGGGCTGGCATCCATGTGCGGCCCGTGAACATACTACCCCCTTCAAGTACACTAATGCAGTGGACAGATGCGCCCCAAGCAAGCTGGCCAAGCGAAGCTTTTCTCTGCCTGCAAGCCCTTTAATTGGTTCCTTATCATATGGTTTCATGCTGTGGAAAATGAAAGCTTCATAGAGCTGCCTCTACTAAAGGTGCGATTATTTTGTAATGGCTCAAGCATACAGTCAAGCAGCTTGCTGAATTTGATACACTTCTGTGCGAAAGCACTTTAAAATAGCTAAGCTCATTACCGTTCGGCATGCCCCCAACTTGCAAAACAGCGGAAAAGAGGCCTACCTTGTAAACATGAACAAAGGCTTTATTTcacagtaaagaaagaaaaacagcaccaGCACGAGGCCAGCATAAATATATAAAGGTGACGATGACATGAGCAGTGAAAGGTGTCGACCTATACATGAAAGTTTGTCCCAGATTTTCTTGTCCTATAGTTCTTCATGCTCATCCCTCTGGAAAAGAACACAAAACCATTGGTTCGCAACCTATGCATGGCACGCTGCCGCCACTTGACATTGCAGTGGCTCGCGAGAGCTACACTGCTAGAGTACCTTATGAAAGTCAAGCTTTTGTGACAAAGCAGACAATTCAAGTAAAAGCAATTCTAGTTCACACATTCTATGTAAAGCACGCAGATTAACAGCTGCCAACAGGGAAGCAATTATCGAAATCGAGGCCTGTTCATACCggttcctcctcctcttctggTTTCTCATCATCCTTCTTGCCTAGATCTATGGGAATTCCCTCCTCAAATGCATCTTCATCTGGCTCCTCATccacctaaaagaaaaaaagaagcataggATGCATGGCAAACCATGCATTCAATGTAGAGCGTCAATAACCAAGGAGTTTTCATGCAAAACTGGATGATCACTGAATCGTACCCCTTGATCTTCTGGAAGCCCAAGTGTCTTCCTCATCAGAGTCTCCACGCGCTCAGCAAATGCAAGTGTGTCTTCAAGAAGGAAGCCCGAACGGAGTGTTGCAGTCTCGTACACCAGCTCTGCCATGTTGCGTGCCTGTGGGTCATTCTTGTCATCCTTGACACGGCGCAGAAGCTCCTTGATGAGTGGATGCCTTGGGTTCAGCTCCATGTTCTTCTTCTGGCTGAGATAGTAATCCCGCATTGTGTCGTGCGATTTGGCATGAGCATTGCTCCGTGCAAGTCGTTCCATGTTGCCTGTCCAGCCAAACTGGTTGGCTACAAGGGCACACGGCGAAGTGGCAAGCCGCTCAGAGATCATGGCCTTGAGAATGCGTCCCTTGAATACTTCATCTTCCAACCACTTTGTCAGTGGCTCAAACTCGCGTGCAATCGCATCGTGACGTTCACGTGCCCGGGTGCCCTCATCCACCTTGAGACCTTCCTTGGCCACATTCTGGAATTTCTTGCCCTCAAACTCTGTCAGTGATGAGATGGAGTACTCATCTACAGGCTCCACTAGGTAAAGCACTTCATAGCCCTTCTTCAGCAGACGCTCCACAAAGGGAGAGCGTTTCACTTCATCAAGAGATGCTCCGGCCATGTAGTAGATGGTCTGCTGACCATCTTTCATACGCGAAACATACTCGGACAGGGATGTCAAGTTTTCACCATGCGACGAGTGGAAGCGCACCAGCTTTGCCAGCCGAGTGCGGTTTGTAGTGTCCTCAATGATTCCCAGCTTCAGGTTGGTAGAATATTCTTTCCAGAACTGCTCGTATTGTTCAGCGGGAATGCGCTTCATCATGTCCAATGCCTTGCGCACAAGTTTCTTCTTGATTACCTTAAGCAATTTGTGCTGCTGCAGTGTTTCACGGCTCACATTCAACGGCAAGTCATCAGAGTCAACAACACCACGGATGAAACTGAGGTAACTGGGCATCATATCCTGGAAGTCATCAGTGATGAACACACGCCGAACATAGAGCTTGATGTGATCCACCTTCCCTCCATATCGATTGAAGGACTCTGTCGGTTGCACTGATGGTATGTAGAGCAATGCCTTAAAGGTCAACTCCCCCTCTGCTATGAAATGGGTTTTGGCTAGCGGTGCCTTGGTGTCCTTAGTGATGGCCTTATAGAATTCTTCATACTCATTGTCTTCAATTTCAGCTGGCTTGCGTGTCCAGATAGGCTTGGCACTGTTGATGAGCTCCCAGTCCCATGTAGTCTTCTCAACCTTCTTTGTCTTGGGCtcatcgtcttcttcttcctcaacTTTGTCTTCatctttctcttcctttccttCAACATCAGGCTTGGCCTCCTCCACAGGTTCCTCCACAGTTTCAGTCTTGGATGTCCACAGGTAGATGTTGAAGTTGATGAACTGAGAATACTTCTCAATCAGCCTTTTGAGTGTGTCCAGCTCCAAGAAGTCCCGGGCCTCCTCTTTCAGCTGCAGAGTCACCTGGGTACCACGGCCAAGCGTGTTGCCTCGGGGATCCTTGGCCACTGTGAACTCGCCAGAGTCCGACTCCCACACGTGCTGCTCATCCTCATTATTCTTGCTGGTCACAATGACACGGTCGGCCACCAAGAACGCAGAATAGAAGCCCACACCAAACTGGCCAATGAGGTCGTTGAGTTCCTTAGGAGCTTCAGCAGTTTCAGTAACCTTTTGTAAAAACTCTGCTGTACCCGACTTCGCTATGGTACCCAAATTGTTGACCAGGTCCATTTTAGTCATGCCAATGCCAGTGTCTATTATGTGCAGCAGTCCATTTTCCTTGTCGCTCTGCAAAGCAATGTAGACCAGGTTTTTCAGAAATTGCAGGGAGCAGCTGCACCGCCTAGCAATGCTAACACAAGGTGAAAATACTGCAGGAAAGCATAAAACCCTTTAGTATAAATGCAAGCATCCAGACTATATCAAGCATAATGGCCAATGTATATATGATTACTCTGGAATACAGATGCATGCCCCATTTTACAAAGCACTTTCTATGGTATAAAATGGTGATGTAAGTTAAGTCCTAGAAAATGCCAGTCAGCATAGGgtattttttttactctctgCGTAGACTGACAAGCAGGGCTATAGGCTAGCAACTGCAGTGACCCAAATGAGGTCCCCAAGAGAGACCAGCATGTTACCATTAAAAGCTTGCTCAACTAGTTCATTATGCTGAGGAAAAAAGACACTGCACAAGACACATGTCACACAAGAGAAGGCAGACAGACTGACAAGCTTTTGTTGCTGTCCTCTCGTGCttgtccatttttttttatgcagtggCTTTTTCCTAAGCAACCTTTCGTTAATTACTTAAAATGAAGATCCAATGCACATCTTGGAATCAATGTGAAGCGAAGTTGTTATGGAGTAATTGAATGCTATAAATTCCCCAATTCCATTCCCGATCTATGGCATAAAGGAATCCGACAAATTCGCATGTGCTCTTGTGCACCTGTGTTATGCAATGTGACAAATGTGGCTATCATCTCAAACAGCTAGTTGGAGATGGCACGACAGATGGATATGTGCGAGTGTGGAGTAATGGCAGGGCATCTGCCTATTGTGCTGCGTTACTAGGTTCGGTCCCACCATTAGGCACGTAATAGAGTTTTAGTTTGGCATTTTTACGCTCCCCTCAGCAGCTGAGTGGAGTTAAAGTACGAATGCGCATGAACCCTTTGCTTAGCCGTAAGTGGGCTAATGGAGCGACAAACGCAGACCGCTTAGAAGCTGCCCGAGCGGAGCGTACTGAATATTATGTTAGCTAGCcttggcgtcagaaaggattaGATTGGATACAGAAAGCAAATTTGCTGGCTATCATGTGGCATTCCctaagacggcgctttattttccactggatagaatggaccggtaacgcattacaagtggacgtctagatacttcatggacaAAGAAGTTGCATATATTCATTTTACCTCATATAAGTGATCAATGGGTGTTCTTTCATTACACTGAGTTTGTCCAGAGGGCGCTGCAAATATGAAAGGTCTGCTCCACTACACTAAacataactaaaacgtgaaaatcaccCACCGCagcgctgtggcttagcggggcaactCTGACCGTACCATAAAGATGCTGAACTAGACAAACTAATGAGTCTTTAAGAGTGAGCTATTCAGCATGACAGCAAGAGCATCCAGCAGCCACATTAAGAAAAGCCCGAGAAAGCTTGCACAAAAAGAATTGTCGCCTTGAAAGAAATGCAGTTAAATAAGAAAGAGTGCAGGTGCTGTGAATTAGTGGCTTAGACCGCTGGGGGTGGGCAATTTGTCAACAAGCCAAAGTGAAGTACTGCCTGGGCTAAACAATAGAACAGAAAATTTTACAGTGTTTATGCAGGACGCAAGAACTTCAAAACTAGAAGTATgacagcacacacagaatgtAATGATAGTGATTGACCTGAATCGCCACATAATTGTTGACTTATGTTCCAAAATTGTGTTTACGTTCAGCTGCTATTTTGTCATAGAACGAGCCAAAATGTGAGCATGAAACAGTCACAAGAGTTACATGAATTAGCACCTGCTGAACGGATATGTCTAGAGGCGAAAATCTGTATACTAGGACAAACAATGACATTTCGACCATGCAAAGCCAAAGCCCTAGGGGACTGAAGTTGAGCGTTGCAACTGCCGAAATGCTAAGTGACCGCCAGGTATGCAAACTGGTTTTCGAACAGTGCCATCATTTGAAGGCCAGAAATTTTAGTGGCGAATGACCTTTGTGCCGCTGGTGCTAAAATATGCAATACACGTCAGCGTTATGTCGACAGCGAGGCAATTCCGCCCCGCAGATTCTGTCCTGTTGCTGGAGTAAATAGCGAAAAATAATTTCAACTGTCAAAGCCTAGTGATCCAATGAATGCTTACCTTCACTCGTATCGTCAACTCAGGATTCGAGTTTAGCACATCAGGATTCGTCAGTGAGAGAAGCCTGATCTTGTCCAAGGCGTCAGATGCGTTCGATATCAATTCTCTCAGGAAGATCTGAAACGTTCGCATTAAAATGAGACGTCAGCTAccggcgaggaaaaaaaaaagaagaaaagaaacggcGGTCCACCACACGAACAACTCACCTCCTTGTTTCGGTACAGAGAGTTGATGATCAACTTCATCATTCGCGTAACCTCCGCCTGGAAGGCATGCTTCTCGGCCTTCTCTCGCATCTCCTTCATTTGGGCCACATTCAAACCGTCCAGCTTTATCGCCTCCTCTTCCCTGCGAAGAGAACACGTCGGCTCAGCACGGACAGCTTCTAgaagtgttacaaaaaacgcgaCGCTCTGTTTAAGCGGCCCAGCACGCACCTCTCCACAACTTGGTCGTCTGTTCGCGAGCCATCGCGGCTGCTGCCCAAATCCTGATCCACCCTGGGAGCGCTGGAATCTTCAGCGTCCTCTGCTCTAGTCAGCCCTGCGAGTGGAACGTCGGAAGCTTGTCCATTATTGCCAAGCGTGGGGAAGTTAAAAGGTCAACGCCGCCAGCGCCGTATCAAACCAAACAAGCTCATTTTTCTCAGCTTTTAGCAGTGCTTGCGGAAACACACGCGAGTGCACCACAACAATCGAAATACGCTAGTGAGTCGATGCGCGGATTACCGTAAACTGCCGTACCCAAAAACTTCAGTAACAACGCACCGGCGCCATGAACTAAATGCGCGAGGAAACTTACCCGCAAAGAGGCACAGGACAGCAATGCCCAAAAGGAGAGCCCGCATGTTGCCGATCTACCCACTGGCACTAGGCCGCGAGTGCGGAGTCTTAACGCAAAACTCAAGTATAGTGCACGGACACCACGCACGCCGGTTAGTGAATGACAGGTGCAATGGCCGGCGAGCGTTCCATGTTGGATGTTCCGCCAATGGGAGTACAACACGCGCCTCGCGTGGACCAATCCCGTTTCGACCAAACACCAGCTGTGTTGGCCGAGCGCCATTGGTCCGTTCATCGCGATGACACTGAAAAGCCCGCGAGTTCACTTCTGCGTTCGGTTTCTTGTTTCGTTGCTCACGTGTGCGCTTTGTGCTGAACCATGGCGCGCAAATTTCACGCATTGTCGATCCTAGAACGCACCCTGCAGAGAAATGGTGAGGCAGCTGCTTTTCACCATACTCGACAATGACTCGACATAACATTTTTTGAGATCACTGAAGAGTTGGTCGTTCTGAAACCAAATTTCTGCAGTAAATCTCCGACTCTAAATTTCCAGATTCGAACTTCATATATTGGGCTGCAGGCAGAATTCGTCAACCTAACCGACTGATAAATGCAGTTTTATTTCCCCATGGAGATTCGAGAAGAAGATTAAGTCACTGCGCCATACATTGAGACTTGTCAGATTTTAATTCTCTTCTCTTGAGCCACTCAAGTTCATGGAGTTACATGCGCTTTACCCTCGTCTTGCTGAAGTCTCTCCTAGAGTAGCCGTTGGAGTAGCAGTTCAACCGTTCAATCTTGCGGCCGTGCGAACATACTTATGGAGCACAGACCCAACTGAAATGTAAGAAATGAGGATATCATGAGTTACGAAAATTTGAAAAACCAAAGAGTGTCGGAAGGAAACAGAAAATTATTGTACATCTCAGGCTGAGTTATGCTTGAAGAACGGAAGAAGCAAAAGCTTAACAGCTAATCTTTGTTACGATTTTATTTTCACACAAATGTTGCTACATATGCGACTGATATGTGATAACTGCATAATAGTGTTTTTACGCTTTCAAATTAGTTTTTTGCAACAACATATTAGTACTTATCCATTCACATTTTATCGCTTTCTTGACTACAGCCTACCTCAACCTGCTCGTGCAGACGATATTTTTATTTTACGAGGGAAACAACGGAACTGCCGTGCTTTCCAGAAACTCGTTACAGCGACGCCAGCATACTGTTCTGACAAGCTTTAGAATTACTTACGGGATAGCTACACTTCTTATTAGCTTGTCACTTTCGCCTactgtctcgttttttttttctttttttttttttaaatcggtaCATCACGGTAACGTTGGTTTGTCAGTTGGTGGGCGCGCGGTGCGTTTTAGTGAACGGAAGCACCGAAGCACCCCGACGCTCGCGGACGCTCGTTTGGCTTCGTTTGTTGACAAATACCAGGCGGGCGCAAGTCTTCGTCCACTGAGCACGAAATTTGCATGGTATTTCGGCGCTTACTTACCTTGGCATTGGGCTTGATGCCGAAGAAAGGCCAGTTTTACTATGCCGTCCGCAACGGACGTCAGAAAGGCGTATTTTTGACATGGTGAGCGCTGTTTGTGCCATATTAGCGCTCGCTTCTGCCGTTGTTTGGCGGAGATTCGTCATTGTCTCGTCTGGCAGTTAGGTGACCGCATCTACCATGCGCAAGACTGAAATTTGGTTGTGCAAATGCGtcccttattatttttttttattcacaacgctgtcgtgtgcgctgtgttgcTTGTTCCTGGCCGTCGGGAAAAAAAGCCCCCACATTCAATATGCTGTTCCACACTTCAATTAAGTGTAGAAAGGCAAGCTGCGCATAGTAAACCTTGTCCCGGTGTTGTTGTCGCCGCTTGAAGTAACCTTTTTATTCAAGTTTTAAGGCAGCATGTCCGTCGTCTGATCACGCAGCAGATCTGTCCACATAAAGTGTGTGCAGTGTTGTCCCATTTTTAACAAGCTAGAACCGCTAGCAACCAC from the Dermacentor variabilis isolate Ectoservices chromosome 9, ASM5094787v1, whole genome shotgun sequence genome contains:
- the Gp93 gene encoding heat shock protein 90 Gp93: MRALLLGIAVLCLFAGLTRAEDAEDSSAPRVDQDLGSSRDGSRTDDQVVEREEEAIKLDGLNVAQMKEMREKAEKHAFQAEVTRMMKLIINSLYRNKEIFLRELISNASDALDKIRLLSLTNPDVLNSNPELTIRVKSDKENGLLHIIDTGIGMTKMDLVNNLGTIAKSGTAEFLQKVTETAEAPKELNDLIGQFGVGFYSAFLVADRVIVTSKNNEDEQHVWESDSGEFTVAKDPRGNTLGRGTQVTLQLKEEARDFLELDTLKRLIEKYSQFINFNIYLWTSKTETVEEPVEEAKPDVEGKEEKDEDKVEEEEDDEPKTKKVEKTTWDWELINSAKPIWTRKPAEIEDNEYEEFYKAITKDTKAPLAKTHFIAEGELTFKALLYIPSVQPTESFNRYGGKVDHIKLYVRRVFITDDFQDMMPSYLSFIRGVVDSDDLPLNVSRETLQQHKLLKVIKKKLVRKALDMMKRIPAEQYEQFWKEYSTNLKLGIIEDTTNRTRLAKLVRFHSSHGENLTSLSEYVSRMKDGQQTIYYMAGASLDEVKRSPFVERLLKKGYEVLYLVEPVDEYSISSLTEFEGKKFQNVAKEGLKVDEGTRARERHDAIAREFEPLTKWLEDEVFKGRILKAMISERLATSPCALVANQFGWTGNMERLARSNAHAKSHDTMRDYYLSQKKNMELNPRHPLIKELLRRVKDDKNDPQARNMAELVYETATLRSGFLLEDTLAFAERVETLMRKTLGLPEDQGVDEEPDEDAFEEGIPIDLGKKDDEKPEEEEEPRDEHEEL